One window from the genome of Gimesia aquarii encodes:
- a CDS encoding DUF1553 domain-containing protein, with amino-acid sequence MFDLSQRFLLVGMMFQCFVVNSIATSAEPSNKTNPVADVDFNRDIRPILSKNCFHCHGPDEGTREADLRLDQRTSAIAKLDSDQMAIIPGNVAQSELYRRIISTDESEVMPPPDVGEKLTASQIALVKKWIEQDAPYARHWSFVPPNRPKHPTVKLKDWPANEIDYFILSQQEAAGIKPSSEADRYTLIRRLSFDLRGLPPTLDEVDQFLKDNSPNAYEKLVDRFLKDTAYGERWARKWLDLARYADSKGYGSDPLRMDIWRYRDWVISAFNQNIPFDQFTLEQLAGDLLPNATLEQKVATAFHRNTMTNTEGGTDDEEFRTAAVTDRVDTTIQVWMGLTMGCAKCHTHKYDPISQKEYYQLYAFFNQTADNDQPTDAPTIAAPTPTMLEATKRINTEIAALNQKIQTPSKTLEMAQQNWESSLQAKPNWNILTPISVKSSSSTTKFQIQKDGSILANGPAAKEQYIIETELDPSTFKGLRLEAISDDRLPSNGPGRAKDGNFVLSNIKLETQPLKIDDAPAKGQFLRIEHQGTKKQILSLAEVQVFQADTNIAIQGTASQSSTTHSAPAKLAIDGKTDGHFFNAKSTTHTKTEVKPWWELNLKVETPIDRITIWNRSDGAQERLANFKVSLLDAQRNVVWQSIVEAYPKPSTTLTVSRRKTIPLKRTFASFSQNGFPVNAAIDLTNKNKKGWGIAPQFGKTHAAYFIPEASPTAKAGKQRLIVTLSHAFNDPQYALGCFRISFTTEAKLEPRLKVPNDILAIVDTKPKDRQPAQQKKLATYYRSIAPALKSTRDQIAKLQKSKPVYPQLPIMQELPTDKQRETHIMIRGSFLSPGDVVKPAVLNAFNPLPENVPTNRIAVAKWLTSPENPLTARVAVNRFWSELFGAGLVVTEEDFGTQGELPSHPELLDWLATEFVQNGWDMKAILKTIVMSNTYRQSSVTKPIHIQKDPRNRLLSRGPRFRLEAEMIRDQALQLSGLLNRKIGGPSVYPVQPDGIWRAAFNGQRNWATNKDENRFRRGLYTFWRRTVPYPSMATFDAPSREICTIRRISTNTPLQAMITLNDPVFIEISQALGLRIFREGGDSPESRIKYGLKLCLIRPALSEQIAPLLKLYESELKYYQSHPEQAANLVENALNPLPDQYNKSELAAWTVIANVLLNLDGVLTKG; translated from the coding sequence ATGTTTGATCTCTCACAGAGATTTCTTTTAGTTGGGATGATGTTCCAGTGCTTTGTTGTCAACAGCATTGCTACATCTGCAGAACCATCTAATAAAACTAATCCTGTTGCTGATGTCGATTTCAATCGAGATATCCGGCCGATTTTGTCCAAGAATTGTTTTCATTGCCATGGACCAGATGAAGGCACACGCGAAGCTGATTTGCGGCTAGATCAAAGAACATCAGCAATTGCGAAGCTGGATAGTGATCAGATGGCAATTATTCCTGGTAACGTTGCCCAAAGTGAACTCTATCGCCGCATCATTTCAACGGACGAATCGGAAGTCATGCCTCCTCCCGATGTGGGAGAAAAATTAACAGCTTCTCAGATTGCCTTAGTCAAAAAATGGATCGAACAAGATGCTCCTTATGCTCGACATTGGTCCTTCGTGCCACCAAATCGACCAAAGCATCCTACAGTCAAACTAAAAGACTGGCCAGCGAATGAGATTGACTACTTTATTCTATCGCAACAGGAAGCAGCAGGGATCAAGCCCAGTTCAGAAGCAGACCGCTACACTTTAATTCGTCGTTTGAGTTTTGATTTGCGTGGGCTGCCTCCCACTTTGGATGAAGTGGACCAGTTTCTCAAAGACAATTCTCCTAACGCATATGAAAAACTGGTAGATCGATTCTTAAAGGACACGGCATACGGAGAACGTTGGGCGCGAAAATGGTTGGATCTCGCACGCTATGCCGATTCAAAAGGCTACGGATCTGATCCGCTGAGAATGGACATCTGGCGTTATCGTGACTGGGTTATCTCAGCTTTTAATCAGAACATACCCTTTGATCAATTCACACTTGAGCAACTGGCAGGAGACCTCTTACCGAATGCGACTCTCGAACAAAAAGTGGCGACCGCCTTTCACCGCAACACGATGACTAATACCGAAGGTGGCACCGACGACGAAGAATTTCGGACAGCCGCTGTCACCGACCGGGTAGATACAACAATCCAGGTCTGGATGGGACTCACGATGGGCTGTGCGAAATGCCATACACATAAATATGATCCAATCTCGCAAAAAGAATACTATCAGCTTTACGCCTTCTTTAACCAAACCGCTGACAACGATCAACCAACGGACGCCCCTACGATCGCTGCTCCTACACCAACCATGTTGGAAGCAACCAAACGCATCAATACAGAGATTGCGGCCCTAAACCAAAAAATACAGACGCCGAGCAAAACACTCGAAATGGCCCAGCAGAATTGGGAATCGTCTCTGCAAGCCAAGCCAAACTGGAATATTCTCACTCCGATTTCAGTCAAATCCTCATCGTCAACAACCAAGTTTCAAATTCAGAAGGACGGCTCAATCCTGGCGAATGGTCCAGCTGCGAAAGAACAATACATCATTGAAACAGAACTCGATCCCTCAACCTTTAAAGGTTTAAGATTGGAAGCGATTTCCGATGATCGATTGCCATCTAACGGACCGGGCCGTGCCAAGGATGGCAATTTTGTGCTCTCAAATATAAAACTGGAGACCCAGCCACTCAAAATAGATGATGCACCAGCCAAAGGACAATTCCTGAGAATCGAACATCAGGGAACGAAAAAGCAGATACTGTCACTGGCGGAAGTCCAAGTTTTCCAGGCCGACACAAATATTGCCATTCAGGGAACGGCTTCTCAATCAAGTACCACGCATTCTGCTCCTGCCAAGTTAGCCATCGATGGTAAGACGGACGGTCACTTTTTTAATGCAAAGTCAACCACTCATACCAAAACCGAAGTCAAGCCCTGGTGGGAACTCAATCTCAAAGTGGAAACTCCCATTGATCGAATTACAATCTGGAACCGCTCTGATGGTGCGCAGGAACGACTTGCCAATTTTAAAGTCAGTTTACTCGATGCACAACGAAACGTAGTCTGGCAAAGCATCGTAGAGGCTTATCCTAAACCATCGACGACTCTGACGGTTTCACGTCGTAAAACGATCCCATTGAAACGCACGTTCGCATCATTCTCTCAAAACGGTTTTCCGGTGAACGCAGCCATTGACCTCACCAACAAAAACAAGAAGGGCTGGGGCATCGCCCCTCAATTCGGAAAAACGCACGCCGCCTACTTCATCCCCGAAGCCAGTCCTACTGCGAAAGCAGGGAAACAACGTTTGATTGTCACTCTATCTCACGCGTTTAATGATCCTCAGTACGCTTTGGGATGTTTTCGAATTTCCTTTACAACGGAAGCAAAACTTGAACCTCGACTTAAAGTCCCGAACGATATTCTCGCGATCGTCGATACTAAACCGAAAGACCGTCAGCCCGCGCAACAGAAAAAATTAGCGACCTACTACCGGAGCATCGCTCCCGCACTCAAGTCTACGCGGGATCAGATTGCGAAACTCCAAAAATCCAAACCTGTTTATCCGCAATTACCCATCATGCAGGAATTGCCAACCGACAAACAACGTGAAACGCACATTATGATTCGTGGCAGCTTTCTCTCACCTGGAGATGTTGTTAAACCAGCAGTATTGAATGCATTCAATCCCTTGCCAGAAAACGTACCCACCAATCGTATCGCGGTCGCCAAATGGCTGACCTCACCAGAAAATCCTTTGACGGCTCGCGTTGCCGTTAATCGTTTCTGGTCAGAACTGTTCGGCGCGGGTTTAGTTGTGACAGAAGAAGACTTCGGAACACAAGGTGAACTACCCAGCCATCCCGAATTACTTGACTGGCTGGCAACGGAATTTGTCCAGAATGGCTGGGATATGAAAGCGATTCTCAAAACCATTGTGATGTCAAACACATACCGTCAGTCTTCTGTAACGAAACCGATCCACATCCAGAAAGATCCTCGTAATCGACTCCTCTCTCGCGGTCCACGTTTCAGGCTGGAAGCGGAAATGATTCGCGACCAGGCGCTACAATTGAGTGGACTGCTTAATCGAAAGATTGGTGGGCCTTCCGTTTACCCTGTTCAACCAGATGGAATCTGGCGAGCAGCTTTTAACGGACAGCGTAACTGGGCAACCAACAAGGATGAAAATCGATTTCGCAGAGGCCTCTACACGTTCTGGCGACGTACTGTCCCCTACCCTTCGATGGCGACCTTTGATGCCCCCAGCCGTGAGATCTGTACAATTCGACGCATCAGCACAAATACTCCGTTACAGGCGATGATTACATTAAATGACCCAGTCTTTATTGAGATCTCTCAAGCGTTGGGGCTACGCATTTTTAGAGAGGGTGGTGACTCTCCAGAATCACGCATCAAATACGGTTTGAAGCTTTGTTTGATTCGTCCTGCACTCTCCGAACAGATCGCCCCTTTACTGAAACTCTATGAATCAGAGTTAAAATACTATCAATCTCACCCTGAGCAAGCAGCTAATCTCGTTGAGAACGCGTTGAATCCCTTACCAGATCAATATAATAAATCGGAGTTGGCAGCCTGGACCGTCATCGCTAACGTTTTACTTAATTTAGATGGCGTTCTCACAAAAGGATAA